A single window of Streptomyces aquilus DNA harbors:
- a CDS encoding WhiB family transcriptional regulator — MDWRHNAVCREEDPELFFPIGNTGPALLQIEEAKAVCRRCPVMDQCLQWALESGQDSGVWGGLSEDERRAMKRRAARNRARQASA, encoded by the coding sequence ATGGACTGGCGTCACAACGCCGTTTGCCGCGAGGAAGACCCCGAGCTCTTCTTCCCCATCGGCAACACCGGTCCTGCGCTGCTGCAGATCGAGGAAGCCAAGGCCGTCTGCCGTCGCTGCCCCGTTATGGATCAGTGTCTGCAGTGGGCGCTCGAGTCCGGTCAGGACTCCGGCGTCTGGGGTGGTCTCAGCGAGGACGAGCGTCGTGCGATGAAGCGCCGCGCCGCCCGCAACCGGGCCCGTCAGGCTTCTGCCTGA
- a CDS encoding SDR family oxidoreductase: MGVLAGRTALVTGASRGIGRGIAERLGRDGARVAVHYGRNETAAKETVAAIEAAGGSAFAIGAELGLPGDAEALWEEFDRHADGVDILVNNAGIGVSRPIEEIDEAEYDRVFAVNVKAPFFLVRHGLARLRDGGRVINISSGLARTAAMPNNMAYAMTKGALDVFSRDLSKVLGPRNITVNSVAPGIIATDNTYELLHASEDAWAQAAAYSALGRVGETADVADVVSFLASDAGRWVTGSWVDATGGSLT; encoded by the coding sequence ATGGGCGTGCTTGCGGGCAGGACAGCTCTCGTCACGGGGGCGAGCAGGGGTATCGGGCGGGGCATCGCCGAGCGTCTGGGCCGGGACGGGGCGCGGGTGGCCGTGCACTACGGGAGGAACGAGACGGCGGCGAAGGAGACGGTCGCCGCGATCGAGGCGGCCGGCGGCTCGGCGTTCGCGATCGGGGCGGAGCTGGGGCTGCCCGGGGACGCCGAGGCGTTGTGGGAGGAGTTCGACCGGCATGCGGACGGGGTGGACATCCTGGTGAACAACGCGGGGATAGGGGTGTCCCGGCCGATCGAGGAGATAGACGAGGCGGAGTACGACCGGGTCTTCGCCGTCAATGTGAAGGCGCCGTTCTTCCTGGTCCGGCACGGCCTGGCCCGCCTGCGGGACGGCGGCCGTGTCATCAACATCTCCTCGGGCCTGGCCCGCACGGCCGCCATGCCGAACAACATGGCGTACGCGATGACGAAGGGCGCGCTGGACGTCTTCTCCCGGGACCTGTCCAAGGTGCTGGGTCCCCGGAACATCACGGTGAACTCGGTGGCCCCGGGCATCATCGCGACCGACAACACGTATGAGCTGCTGCACGCGAGCGAGGACGCGTGGGCGCAGGCGGCGGCCTACTCCGCGCTGGGGCGGGTGGGCGAGACGGCAGACGTGGCGGACGTGGTGTCGTTCCTGGCGTCGGACGCGGGCCGGTGGGTCACGGGGAGCTGGGTGGACGCGACGGGGGGTTCACTGACCTAG
- a CDS encoding sensor histidine kinase: MNELVRQHTALDDSDLEWLHLLVSEWQLLSDLSFADLVLWVPTRDGARYVSVAQMRPNTGPTSYQDDMVGHLVPRGRRPLLDAALDEGRIVREGDPEWREEVPVRVESIPVRRDGRVLGVIARNTNLLTVRTPSRLELTYLQSASDLAQMIAAGAFPFANQQMDMDAAPRVGDGLIRLDADGIVQYASPNALSAYHRLGLASDLVGHHLGKTTAELAPTRGPVDEALAKVASGWAPREFEIESGDGVIQFRAIPLKPKGTRIGSLVLLRDVTELRRRERELITKDATIREIHHRVKNNLQTVAALLRLQARRIDSDRGREALEEAVRRVGSIAIVHETLSQNLDERVEFDEIADRVLAMVAEISPGKVTGRRTGRFGILDAEVATPLSMVLTEILQNALEHGFREGDTGTVEVSAVRGGTTKEARLLVTVQDDGVGLPEGFDPHTAGNLGLQIVRTLVEGELGGTFDMVPAPEGGTRVILDVPVRANK; the protein is encoded by the coding sequence ATGAACGAACTGGTCCGCCAGCACACCGCCCTCGACGACTCCGACCTCGAGTGGCTCCATCTGCTGGTCTCGGAGTGGCAGCTGCTCTCCGACCTCTCCTTCGCCGACCTCGTCCTGTGGGTCCCCACGCGCGACGGCGCCCGCTATGTCTCGGTGGCCCAGATGCGGCCCAACACCGGCCCCACCTCCTACCAGGACGACATGGTGGGCCACCTCGTCCCGCGCGGCCGCCGCCCCCTCCTCGACGCCGCCCTCGACGAGGGGCGGATCGTGCGCGAGGGCGACCCGGAGTGGCGCGAGGAGGTCCCGGTGCGGGTCGAGTCGATCCCCGTACGACGGGACGGCCGCGTCCTCGGCGTCATCGCGCGCAACACCAACCTGCTCACCGTGCGCACCCCGAGCCGCCTCGAACTGACCTACCTCCAGAGCGCCTCGGACCTCGCCCAGATGATCGCGGCCGGCGCCTTCCCGTTCGCGAACCAGCAGATGGACATGGACGCCGCCCCGCGCGTCGGCGACGGCCTGATCCGTCTCGACGCGGACGGCATCGTCCAGTACGCCTCGCCGAACGCACTGTCCGCGTACCACCGCCTCGGTCTCGCCTCCGATCTCGTCGGCCACCACCTCGGCAAGACCACCGCCGAACTCGCCCCGACCCGCGGCCCGGTGGACGAGGCGCTCGCCAAGGTCGCCAGCGGCTGGGCGCCGCGCGAGTTCGAGATCGAGTCCGGCGACGGGGTGATCCAGTTCAGGGCCATCCCGCTCAAGCCCAAGGGCACCCGCATCGGTTCCCTGGTCCTGCTCCGGGACGTCACCGAACTGCGGCGCCGCGAGCGCGAGTTGATCACCAAGGACGCCACCATCCGGGAGATCCACCACCGGGTGAAGAACAACCTCCAGACGGTCGCCGCCCTCCTGCGCCTCCAGGCCCGCCGCATCGACTCCGACCGCGGCCGCGAGGCGCTCGAAGAGGCGGTGCGCCGGGTCGGGTCGATCGCGATCGTGCACGAGACGCTGTCCCAGAACCTGGACGAGCGCGTGGAGTTCGACGAGATCGCCGACCGGGTCCTCGCGATGGTCGCCGAGATCTCACCGGGCAAGGTGACCGGCCGGCGCACCGGACGCTTCGGCATCCTCGACGCCGAGGTCGCCACCCCGCTGTCGATGGTGCTCACCGAGATTCTGCAGAACGCCCTGGAACACGGCTTCCGCGAAGGGGACACCGGCACGGTCGAGGTCTCGGCGGTCCGCGGCGGTACGACGAAGGAGGCCCGCCTGCTCGTCACGGTCCAGGACGACGGGGTCGGCCTGCCCGAGGGCTTCGACCCGCACACCGCGGGCAACCTCGGCCTGCAGATCGTACGGACGCTGGTCGAGGGGGAGTTGGGCGGCACGTTCGACATGGTCCCGGCTCCGGAGGGCGGCACCCGCGTCATCCTCGACGTCCCGGTGCGCGCCAACAAGTAA
- a CDS encoding diacylglycerol/lipid kinase family protein produces the protein MRALLVVNPAATTTSARTRDVLIHALASEMKLEAVTTEYRGHARDLGRQAAESEDIDLVVALGGDGTVNEVVNGLLHAGPDPEHLPGLAVVPGGSTNVFARALGLPNDAVEATGALLDALREGSERTVGLGLTSGTPGTEDEAVPGRWFTFNAGLGFDAGVVGRVEQQRERGRKSTHALYVRQALRQFFGEAHRRHGTITLERPDAEPVTDLVLSIVSNTSPWTFLGNHPMYASPKASFDKGLDVLGLSRMTTASVARYGTQLLTSSPERGPHGKHAVSLHDLDQFTLHSKVPLPLQMDGDHLGLRTSVTFTGVRRALRVIV, from the coding sequence CAATCCGGCGGCAACCACCACAAGCGCACGTACGCGCGATGTCCTGATCCACGCGCTAGCGAGCGAGATGAAACTCGAGGCGGTCACCACCGAGTACCGCGGCCACGCCCGCGACCTCGGGCGGCAGGCGGCGGAGAGCGAGGACATCGACCTGGTCGTGGCCCTGGGCGGCGACGGCACGGTCAACGAGGTCGTGAACGGCCTGCTGCACGCCGGCCCGGACCCCGAGCACCTCCCCGGCCTCGCCGTGGTCCCCGGCGGTTCCACCAACGTCTTCGCCCGCGCCCTGGGCCTGCCCAACGACGCCGTGGAGGCGACCGGCGCCCTGCTGGACGCCCTGCGCGAGGGCAGCGAGCGCACGGTCGGGCTCGGACTGACCTCCGGCACACCCGGCACCGAGGACGAGGCGGTCCCGGGCCGCTGGTTCACCTTCAACGCGGGCCTGGGCTTCGACGCCGGCGTCGTCGGCCGGGTCGAGCAGCAGCGCGAGCGCGGCAGGAAGTCGACGCACGCGCTCTACGTCCGCCAGGCCCTGCGCCAGTTCTTCGGCGAGGCCCACCGCCGGCACGGGACGATCACGCTGGAGCGCCCGGACGCGGAGCCGGTGACCGATCTGGTCCTCTCCATAGTCTCGAACACGTCTCCGTGGACGTTCCTGGGCAATCACCCGATGTACGCGTCGCCTAAGGCGTCGTTCGATAAGGGACTCGACGTACTCGGTCTCAGCCGTATGACGACGGCCTCGGTTGCCCGGTATGGCACCCAGTTGCTCACTTCGTCCCCCGAGCGTGGACCCCATGGCAAGCATGCCGTGTCCCTGCACGACCTGGACCAGTTCACCTTGCATTCGAAGGTGCCTCTGCCCCTTCAGATGGACGGCGACCACCTCGGGCTGCGTACGAGCGTGACGTTCACAGGCGTACGCCGTGCACTGCGTGTGATTGTGTGA
- the nagB gene encoding glucosamine-6-phosphate deaminase: MEVVIVPDAKAGGELIAEAMAQLLRRKPDALLGVATGSTPLPIYQALTAKVRSGAVDASRARIAQLDEYVGLPAEHPESYRSVLRREVLEPLGIGMDAFMGPDGTAEDIPGACEAYDAALAAAGGVDLQVLGIGTDGHIGFNEPCSSLASRTRIKTLTEQTRVDNARFFDGDISQVPHHVITQGIGTILEARHLVLLATGEGKADAVAATVEGPVAAVCPASALQLHPHATVVVDEGAASKLKLADYFRHTYVNKPDWQGI; the protein is encoded by the coding sequence GTGGAAGTTGTCATCGTTCCGGACGCCAAGGCGGGTGGCGAGCTCATCGCCGAGGCCATGGCGCAGCTCCTGCGGCGCAAGCCCGACGCCCTGCTCGGGGTGGCCACCGGCTCGACGCCGCTGCCCATCTACCAGGCGCTGACGGCCAAGGTGCGGTCCGGTGCCGTGGATGCCTCGCGGGCGCGGATCGCCCAGCTCGACGAGTACGTGGGGCTGCCGGCGGAGCATCCGGAGTCGTACCGTTCGGTGCTGCGCCGTGAGGTGCTGGAGCCGCTCGGGATCGGGATGGACGCGTTCATGGGCCCGGACGGGACCGCCGAGGACATCCCGGGCGCCTGTGAGGCGTACGACGCGGCGCTGGCGGCGGCCGGCGGGGTGGATCTGCAGGTGCTCGGGATCGGGACCGACGGGCACATCGGGTTCAACGAGCCGTGCTCCTCGCTGGCCTCCCGCACCCGGATCAAGACGCTGACCGAGCAGACGCGGGTCGACAACGCGCGGTTCTTCGACGGGGACATCTCCCAGGTCCCGCACCACGTGATCACGCAGGGCATCGGGACGATCCTGGAGGCCCGGCACCTGGTACTGCTGGCCACCGGTGAGGGCAAGGCGGACGCGGTGGCGGCGACGGTGGAAGGGCCGGTCGCGGCCGTGTGCCCGGCGTCGGCTCTCCAGCTCCACCCGCATGCCACCGTCGTCGTCGACGAGGGTGCCGCGTCCAAGCTGAAGCTGGCGGACTACTTCCGGCACACGTACGTCAACAAGCCGGACTGGCAGGGGATCTGA
- a CDS encoding TetR/AcrR family transcriptional regulator has product MERTEEKNPQVKQAKPRGRPRSFDRATALEKAILAFWEHGYEATSVSDLTRVMGIGAPSLYAAFGDKRALFEEVVVEYGRRYGSFGERALAEEPTARAAVERMLREAAHEYTAPGRPHGCLVVHAATNCTSAEVEESLRDRRNANISAFESRIKADIAVGELPADTDAAALARHTGAMIQGMSQQARDGASREELEALAEIAMAIWPRT; this is encoded by the coding sequence ATGGAGCGCACCGAGGAGAAGAACCCGCAGGTCAAGCAGGCAAAACCCCGTGGCCGCCCCCGCTCCTTCGACCGTGCCACCGCCCTGGAGAAGGCGATCCTCGCCTTCTGGGAGCACGGCTACGAGGCCACCTCCGTCTCCGACCTCACCCGGGTCATGGGCATCGGCGCCCCGAGCCTGTACGCCGCCTTCGGCGACAAGCGGGCCCTGTTCGAGGAGGTCGTCGTCGAGTACGGCAGGCGCTACGGCTCCTTCGGCGAGCGCGCACTCGCCGAGGAGCCCACCGCCCGGGCCGCCGTCGAGCGGATGCTGCGGGAGGCGGCCCACGAGTACACCGCCCCGGGCCGCCCGCACGGCTGCCTCGTCGTCCACGCGGCCACCAACTGCACCAGCGCCGAGGTGGAGGAGTCCCTGCGCGACCGGCGCAACGCCAACATCTCCGCCTTCGAGAGTCGCATCAAGGCGGACATCGCCGTGGGGGAGCTGCCGGCGGACACCGACGCCGCGGCCCTCGCCCGGCACACGGGAGCGATGATCCAGGGCATGTCGCAACAGGCGCGGGACGGGGCGAGCCGGGAGGAGCTGGAGGCGCTCGCGGAAATTGCCATGGCCATCTGGCCCCGCACATGA
- a CDS encoding SIS domain-containing protein yields MTAPTPPQAPRNDLPGRIMAREMAEQPAVLRRILEQGAPGIRQTAQEIAARRPRFVLLTARGTSDNAALYAKYLLEIRLGLPCGLTSMSTTTAYGARPDLTDVLVVTVSQSGGSPDLVASTRAAREAGAITLAVTNNPDSPLAGVSEYHLDIMAGPEKALPATKTYTASLLALYLFVEGLRGGDGAAAKALPDLAEQLLARQDEIRALASRYRFAERMVITSRGYGYPTAKEAALKLMETSYIPALSYSGADLLHGPLAMVDNVSPVIAVVTDGKGGEALQPVLDRLRGRGADLVVIGPRGQVEQASAGFVLPTEGVAEELQPVLEIIPLQLLAYEVTIARGQDPDAPRALAKVTETR; encoded by the coding sequence ATGACCGCCCCGACCCCGCCCCAGGCTCCCCGGAACGACCTCCCCGGCCGGATCATGGCCCGCGAGATGGCCGAGCAGCCCGCCGTACTGCGCCGCATCCTGGAGCAGGGCGCCCCCGGCATCCGGCAGACCGCCCAGGAGATCGCCGCCCGGCGGCCCCGCTTCGTCCTGCTCACCGCCCGCGGCACCTCCGACAACGCCGCCCTCTACGCCAAGTACCTCCTGGAGATCCGCCTCGGCCTGCCCTGCGGCCTCACCTCCATGTCCACGACCACCGCGTACGGCGCCCGCCCCGATCTCACCGACGTCCTCGTCGTCACCGTCAGCCAGTCCGGCGGCTCCCCCGACCTCGTGGCCTCGACCCGGGCCGCCCGCGAGGCCGGCGCGATCACCCTCGCCGTCACCAACAACCCCGACTCACCGCTGGCCGGCGTCTCCGAGTACCACCTCGACATCATGGCCGGACCGGAGAAAGCCCTCCCCGCGACCAAGACCTACACCGCCTCCCTCCTCGCGCTCTATCTCTTCGTCGAGGGACTGCGCGGCGGCGACGGCGCCGCCGCCAAGGCCCTGCCCGACCTCGCCGAACAACTCCTCGCCCGTCAGGACGAGATCCGCGCCCTCGCCTCCCGCTACCGCTTCGCCGAGCGCATGGTCATCACCTCGCGCGGCTACGGCTACCCCACCGCCAAGGAGGCCGCCCTCAAGCTGATGGAGACCAGTTACATCCCCGCCCTCTCCTACTCCGGCGCCGACCTGCTGCACGGCCCCCTCGCCATGGTCGACAACGTCTCCCCGGTCATCGCGGTCGTCACCGACGGCAAGGGCGGCGAGGCGCTCCAGCCCGTCCTCGACCGACTCCGCGGACGCGGCGCCGACCTGGTCGTCATCGGGCCCCGAGGCCAGGTCGAACAGGCCTCGGCCGGCTTCGTCCTGCCGACCGAGGGCGTCGCGGAAGAGCTCCAGCCCGTCCTGGAGATCATCCCGCTGCAACTGCTCGCCTACGAGGTCACCATCGCCCGCGGCCAGGACCCGGACGCGCCCCGCGCGCTGGCGAAGGTGACGGAGACGCGGTGA